The sequence GTGCCTTGGTGCATCGCCATTGTGTTGTTTTGTTGGAAGGAGCATCTATGGCACTGCTGCCCTCGATGTATATCCGCGATAGCGCCGACCATGTTGGCGAAGCGGTCAAACTTGCTGGTTGGGTCTATCATAAAACCGAAAAAGGCAAGTTGGTTTTTATTCAATTACGCGATGGTACCGCCACCATTCAATGTGTGGTGTTTAAAAAGAATGTCAGCGAAGAAGTTTTTGCGCGAGCCAAAGAATTAACTCAAGAATCTTCGTGCTATATCCATGGTACACTTCGCGCCGACGAACGCTCGAGCTTGGGTTTTGAATTAGATGTTACTGATATCGAAATTGTGCATCTAACCCAAAATTACCCAATTACCCCCAAAGAGCATGGCACCCAATTTTTGATGGAACATCGCCATCTGTGGGTGCGCTCCGCCAAACAACATGCCTTGCTGCGCATTCGTGCACAAGTAATTGCGGCGGCCCAAGAATATTTGAATAGCGAACATTTTGTGCGCTACGATTCGCCAATTCTTACGGCAACCGCTGCTGAAGGCACCAGTGACTTGTTTGCCACCGAATATTTCGATTTGGGTAATGCCTATTTGGCCCAAACTGGCCAGCTTTATGTTGAATCGGGTATGGCAACCTTTGGCCGCGTCTATTGTTTTGGCCCCACCTTTCGGGCTGAAAAATCTAAAACGCGTCGCCACCTGACCGAATTTTGGATGATCGAGCCAGAATTTGCCTTTGCTGATCAAGACGATAATATGGAATTACAAGAAAATTTCGTTTCGTATATCGTCCAACGCGTGCTTGATCGCTGCGAAGAAGATCTCAAAATTTTAGAGCGCGATACCTCGAAGCTCGAAAATATTGTGCCACCATTCCCTCGCATTAGCTATGACGAAGCGATTGGAAAAATCAAGCAAGGTGTGGCCGCTGGAGCAACCGTTGCTCCCGATAATGCACCACTAGCTGATTT is a genomic window of Chloroflexota bacterium containing:
- the asnS gene encoding asparagine--tRNA ligase; amino-acid sequence: MALLPSMYIRDSADHVGEAVKLAGWVYHKTEKGKLVFIQLRDGTATIQCVVFKKNVSEEVFARAKELTQESSCYIHGTLRADERSSLGFELDVTDIEIVHLTQNYPITPKEHGTQFLMEHRHLWVRSAKQHALLRIRAQVIAAAQEYLNSEHFVRYDSPILTATAAEGTSDLFATEYFDLGNAYLAQTGQLYVESGMATFGRVYCFGPTFRAEKSKTRRHLTEFWMIEPEFAFADQDDNMELQENFVSYIVQRVLDRCEEDLKILERDTSKLENIVPPFPRISYDEAIGKIKQGVAAGATVAPDNAPLADLEWGDDFGAPHETYLASLFDKPLFIYNYPTKVKAFYMQPAEGRPEVVRCADLIAPEGYGEIIGGSQRIHDAELLEARIREHGLDVADYQWYLDLRRYGSVPHSGFGMGIERCVAWLAGTRHIREAIPFPRQLYRIYP